The Musa acuminata AAA Group cultivar baxijiao chromosome BXJ2-2, Cavendish_Baxijiao_AAA, whole genome shotgun sequence genome has a segment encoding these proteins:
- the LOC103975628 gene encoding indole-3-acetic acid-amido synthetase GH3.8-like produces MAATSTELGSATSEKDAEKLAFIEEMTVNADKVQEQVLAEILTQNAETEYLQRYKLGGATDRAAFKSKIPMVTYEDLQLEIRRIANGDRSAILSAHPISEFLTSSGTSAGERKLMPTIQEEMDRKQLLYSLLMPVMNLYVAGLDKGKGLYFLFVKSESKTAGGLPARPVLTSYYKSHHFRARPFDPYNVYTSPTAAVLCADAFQSMYSQMLCGLLDRLDVLRVGAVFASGLLRAIRFVQLHWKQLAHDIATGTLSSKITDSAIRDAVAQVLKPDPALSEFIASECSPGDWAGIITRIWPNTKYLDVIVTGAMAQYIPTLEYYSGGLPMACTMYASSECYFGLNLRPMCKPSDVSYTIMPNMAYFEFLPLDSAAANAEAPPQLADLAGVEVGKEYELVITTYAGLYRYRVGDILLVTGFHNAAPQFRFVRRKNVLLSIESDKTDEAELQRAVERASELLQPWGASVVEYTSQADTRVIPGHYVIYWELLVKGGEGERWPGKEVFEACCLEMEEAMNAVYRQSRTADGSIGPLEIRVVRGGTFEELMDYAIARGASINQYKVPRCVTFPPIIELLDSRVVETHFSPTCPRWSPRPN; encoded by the exons ATGGCGGCGACCTCGACCGAGCTGGGTTCGGCAACCAGCGAGAAGGACGCGGAGAAGCTGGCGTTCATTGAGGAGATGACCGTGAACGCCGACAAGGTGCAGGAGCAGGTCTTAGCGGAGATCTTGACCCAGAACGCGGAGACCGAGTACCTGCAGAGGTACAAGCTCGGCGGCGCGACGGACCGCGCGGCGTTCAAGTCGAAGATCCCGATGGTGACTTACGAGGACCTGCAGCTGGAGATCCGGAGGATCGCGAACGGCGACCGCTCCGCCATCCTCTCGGCTCACCCCATATCGGAGTTTCTGACCAG CTCGGGGACGTCCGCCGGCGAGCGGAAGCTGATGCCAACCATCCAAGAAGAAATGGACCGGAAGCAGCTCCTTTACAGTCTTCTCATGCCTGTCATGAACTT GTACGTGGCTGGGCTAGACAAGGGCAAAGGGCTCTACTTCCTGTTCGTGAAGTCGGAGAGCAAGACGGCCGGCGGCCTCCCCGCCCGCCCGGTGCTCACCAGCTACTACAAGAGCCACCACTTCCGCGCCCGCCCCTTCGACCCTTACAACGTCTACACCAGCCCCACCGCCGCCGTCCTCTGCGCCGACGCCTTCCAGAGCATGTACTCCCAGATGCTCTGCGGCCTCCTCGACCGCCTCGACGTTCTCCGCGTCGGCGCAGTCTTCGCCTCCGGCCTCCTCCGCGCCATCCGATTCGTCCAGCTCCACTGGAAGCAGCTCGCCCACGATATCGCCACCGGCACCCTCAGCTCGAAGATCACCGACTCCGCGATTCGTGACGCCGTGGCCCAAGTCCTCAAGCCTGACCCTGCCCTGTCCGAGTTCATTGCGTCGGAGTGCTCCCCCGGCGACTGGGCGGGGATTATCACGAGGATTTGGCCAAACACAAAGTACCTCGACGTGATCGTGACGGGCGCCATGGCGCAGTACATTCCCACCCTCGAGTACTACAGCGGCGGCCTGCCCATGGCGTGCACCATGTACGCGTCCTCCGAGTGCTACTTCGGCCTCAACCTCCGGCCCATGTGCAAGCCCAGCGATGTCTCCTACACCATAATGCCCAACATGGCCTACTTCGAGTTCCTCCCCCTCGACTCGGCTGCGGCGAACGcggaagctccgccgcagctcGCGGACCTAGCCGGCGTCGAGGTGGGCAAGGAGTACGAGCTGGTGATCACGACCTACGCGGGGCTGTACCGGTACCGGGTGGGTGACATCCTGCTGGTGACGGGGTTCCACAATGCGGCGCCGCAGTTCCGGTTCGTGCGGCGGAAGAACGTGCTGCTGAGCATCGAGTCGGACAAGACGGACGAGGCAGAGCTGCAGCGGGCGGTGGAGCGGGCGTCGGAGCTGCTTCAGCCGTGGGGCGCGAGCGTGGTGGAGTACACGAGCCAGGCGGACACGAGGGTCATCCCGGGGCACTACGTCATCTACTGGGAGCTGCTGGTGAAGGGAGGGGAAGGGGAGCGGTGGCCGGGGAAGGAGGTGTTCGAGGCGTGCTGCCTGGAGATGGAGGAGGCGATGAACGCGGTGTACCGACAGAGCCGGACGGCGGACGGCTCCATCGGGCCGCTGGAGATCCGGGTGGTGAGGGGCGGCACGTTCGAGGAGCTCATGGACTACGCCATCGCGAGGGGGGCGTCCATCAACCAGTACAAGGTGCCGCGCTGCGTCACCTTCCCGCCCATCATCGAGCTCCTCGACTCGAGGGTGGTGGAGACCCACTTCAGCCCCACCTGCCCCAGGTGGAGCCCCCGCCCCAACTAG
- the LOC135605844 gene encoding protein IMPAIRED IN BABA-INDUCED STERILITY 1-like: MGCVASKVPVTPAADSSGVSGSLETSRDLLPASSSLWNEPQVDNDEFGDQSESEKSANVESAGDSSENFQLRNMNRCTEGEQVAAGWPSWLSSVAREAIQGWVPLKADSFEKLGKIGQGTYSSVFRAREIDTGRIVALKKVHFDNFEPESVRFMAREIQILRKLDHPNIMKLEGIITSRLSCSIYLVFEYMEHDLAGLSSSPDINFSEQQIKCYMKQLLSGIEQCHSRGIIHRDIKCANLLVNNEGILKVADFGLANILNPGEKQPLTSRVVTLWYRPPELLLGSTDYDASVDLWSVGCVFAELFLGMPILQGRTEVEQMHKIFKLCGSPPEDYWKKSKTPHATVFKPQHPYESCLQTTYNFLPESALKLLGTFLSIEPDKRGTASTALTSEYFRAKPYASDPSSLPKYQPNKEIDAKFREESRRRGVNGRLRVAEATGKPSRANKPSHESNNLAKIASQGEGLKIAQGTNRSGPKRDISGVNGQQQIPTARSRDEHQQVKPISQGDTYSGPLIVSACTGFACTKKPKDDHPHIKPQAKTRSRQDKLGKLDPSNNSQVKSAFKFNGEENGYLGYAPHSNSKGHKPYESTKDAMLKQWLHPELQDSMHSFAAYHPRDAVVLSKNQGLGYRDRAEKVDFSGPVLLQSEKVDEFLEKHEQHVRKAMRKSWFQRGQKQGL; the protein is encoded by the exons ATGGGTTGCGTCGCGTCGAAAGTCCCTGTCACGCCCGCGGCAGACTCCTCGGGCGTCTCGGGGAGCCTTGAGACGTCCAGGGACCTTCTGCCGGCCTCGTCGTCGCTGTGGAACGAACCTCAGGTCGATAACGATGAGTTCGGGGACCAAAGCGAATCGGAGAAATCTGCGAATGTTGAGTCGGCCGGCGACAGTTCGGAGAACTTTCAGTTGCGGAATATGAATCGGTGCACCGAGGGAGAGCAGGTTGCTGCAGGATGGCCGTCATGGCTGAGCAGTGTCGCCAGAGAAGCCATTCAGGGATGGGTGCCCCTCAAAGCTGACTCCTTTGAGAAATTAGGGAAG ATCGGGCAAGGTACCTATAGCAGTGTGTTTAGAGCTCGCGAGATTGATACGGGGAGGATTGTTGCTCTGAAGAAGGTGCACTTTGACAATTTTGAGCCTGAGAGTGTTAGATTTATGGCAAGGGAGATACAGATCCTCCGCAAGCTTGATCATCCAAATATCATGAAGCTGGAGGGTATAATTACTTCACGGTTATCATGTAGTATATACCTTGTTTTCGAATATATGGAGCATGATCTTGCAGGGCTATCATCTTCTCCAGACATCAACTTTAGTGAACAACAG ATCAAATGCTATATGAAACAGTTACTATCTGGGATTGAACAGTGTCATTCACGCGGTATCATTCATCGTGACATCAAATGTGCAAACCTTTTAGTTAACAATGAAGGCATTCTGAAGGTTGCTGATTTCGGTTTGGCGAACATCTTGAATCCCGGGGAAAAACAACCACTAACAAGCCGAGTTGTGACGTTATGGTATCGTCCACCTGAGCTTCTCCTAGGATCAACGGATTATGATGCCTCTGTGGATTTGTGGAGCGTCGGATGTGTATTTGCAGAACTCTTTCTTGGGATGCCTATCTTACAAGGAAGAACAGAG GTTGAACAAATGCATAAAATCTTTAAGCTCTGTGGCTCTCCACCAGAAGACTATTGGAAGAAATCCAAGACGCCCCATGCAACGGTTTTTAAACCTCAACATCCTTATGAGAGTTGCCTCCAAACGACATATAACTTTTTACCAGAAAGTGCATtgaaattgttaggaacatttttGTCAATCGAACCTGATAAACGTGGCACAGCTTCTACTGCTCTTACTTCTGAG TATTTTAGGGCAAAGCCTTATGCAAGCGATCCATCTAGCTTGCCCAAGTACCAACCAAACAAAGAAATTGATGCAAAGTTCCGTGAGGAGTCTCGCAG GAGGGGTGTCAATGGCAGATTACGTGTTGCAGAGGCAACAGGAAAACCTTCAAGAGCAAATAAGCCTTCACATGAATCAAACAATCTAGCAAAAATAGCATCTCAAGgagag GGTTTGAAAATTGCTCAAGGAACCAACAGAAGTGGCCCAAAACGAGATATTTCAGGAGTAAACGGTCAGCAACAGATACCAACTGCTAGATCCAGGGATGAGCATCAACAAGTGAAGCCAATCTCTCAAGGAGACACTTACTCAGGTCCCTTGATTGTCTCTGCTTGCACCGGCTTTGCATGTACAAAGAAACCGAAAGACGACCATCCACACATCAAACCACAGGCTAAAACCAGATCCAGACAGGACAAATTGGGGAAGTTGGATCCATCAAATAATTCACAGGTGAAGAGTGCTTTCAAGTTTAATGGAGAAGAGAATGGATATCTTGGATATGCTCCCCATTCTAATTCGAAAGGCCACAAGCCCTATGAGTCAACAAAGGATGCAATGCTGAAGCAATGGTTACATCCAGAACTTCAAGACTCAATGCATTCTTTTGCTGCCTATCATCCTCGTGATGCAGTGGTACTATCTAAGAATCAGGGCCTG GGTTATAGAGATCGAGCAGAAAAGGTGGATTTCTCGGGGCCTGTACTTCTCCAATCAGAAAAGGTTGATGAATTTCTGGAGAAACATGAACAGCATGTCCGCAAAGCTATGAGAAAATCATGGTTCCAAAGAG GGCAAAAACAGGGACTCTAG